A single genomic interval of Amycolatopsis albispora harbors:
- a CDS encoding MBL fold metallo-hydrolase, whose amino-acid sequence MALRQVADGVLVHQSELIQNNTVVVRGRSGVLLIDAGIRGEEMACLANDLRELGQPVVAGFATHPDWDHVLWHPDLGDAPRYGTARCAAYLRELRSNPGWRDRVATGLPPEIEDEVPLELYGLITGLPAGTDRVPWDGPAVRIVEHPAHAPGHAALLIEERGVLAAGDMLSDLLVPMFDDTTTAIEDYLTGLRVLEDAVADVEVVVPGHGSVGRGDEVRARIQLDRAYVRALRDGREFDDPRIGASVKPGWEWVNDLHEGNTARFARS is encoded by the coding sequence ATGGCGCTGAGACAGGTCGCGGACGGTGTGCTGGTCCACCAGAGCGAGTTGATCCAGAACAACACCGTTGTCGTGCGGGGCCGAAGCGGCGTCCTGCTCATCGACGCCGGTATCCGGGGCGAGGAGATGGCCTGCCTCGCGAACGACCTCCGCGAGCTGGGGCAGCCCGTCGTGGCGGGTTTCGCGACGCATCCCGACTGGGACCACGTGCTCTGGCATCCCGACCTCGGTGACGCACCCCGCTACGGCACGGCCCGCTGTGCGGCCTATCTGCGGGAACTGCGGTCGAACCCGGGCTGGCGGGACCGCGTCGCCACGGGATTGCCGCCGGAGATCGAGGACGAGGTGCCGCTGGAGCTGTACGGCCTCATCACCGGCCTGCCCGCCGGCACCGACCGCGTGCCCTGGGACGGCCCCGCGGTCCGGATCGTCGAGCACCCGGCCCACGCCCCCGGCCACGCGGCGCTGCTGATCGAGGAACGCGGGGTGCTGGCCGCCGGTGACATGCTCTCCGATCTCCTGGTCCCGATGTTCGACGACACCACCACCGCGATCGAGGACTACCTGACCGGGCTGCGGGTGCTCGAAGACGCGGTGGCTGACGTCGAGGTTGTCGTTCCCGGGCACGGGTCCGTCGGCCGGGGCGACGAGGTCCGCGCGCGGATCCAGCTGGACCGGGCGTATGTGCGGGCGTTGCGGGACGGCCGTGAATTCGATGACCCCCGGATCGGCGCGTCGGTCAAGCCGGGCTGGGAGTGGGTCAACGACCTCCACGAGGGGAACACCGCGAGGTTCGCCCGGAGCTAG
- a CDS encoding winged helix-turn-helix transcriptional regulator, whose amino-acid sequence MSAEAEPRSGCPINAAIEVFGDRWSLLVLRDIVFGDRRYFRELQAGSMEGIASNILADRLKRLVESGLLTREDTRPGQRARYSLTEPAIQLVPVFAQLGSWGLRHRPTSHSLRVRAELLEEGGPELWQEFMDELRREHLGVESAKSAPSVRERLNEAYFAAIKSS is encoded by the coding sequence ATGAGTGCCGAAGCTGAACCGCGATCGGGGTGCCCGATCAACGCCGCCATCGAGGTGTTCGGTGATCGCTGGAGCCTGCTGGTGCTCCGCGACATCGTCTTCGGGGACCGCCGCTACTTCCGCGAGCTGCAGGCGGGATCGATGGAGGGAATCGCCTCGAACATCCTCGCCGACCGGCTCAAGCGGCTCGTCGAGTCCGGCCTGCTCACCCGCGAGGACACACGACCCGGCCAGCGGGCGCGCTACAGCCTCACCGAACCGGCGATCCAGCTCGTGCCTGTGTTCGCGCAGCTGGGCAGCTGGGGACTGCGCCACCGGCCGACGAGCCACTCGTTGCGCGTGCGCGCCGAACTGCTCGAAGAAGGCGGCCCCGAGCTCTGGCAGGAGTTCATGGACGAACTGCGGCGGGAGCACCTCGGCGTCGAGAGTGCCAAAAGCGCGCCGAGCGTTCGCGAGCGCCTGAACGAGGCCTACTTCGCCGCGATCAAATCCTCGTAA
- a CDS encoding NADAR family protein, with amino-acid sequence MTVLSREALVAAVAAGKRFEYFFFWGHTPGDAEVDKWCLSQWWPAEFTVDGVRYRSAEQFMMAEKARLFGDAEAEKLILASETPAEAKKLGRAVREFDQETWVARRFDIVVRGNEAKFGQDERLREFLLSTGDQVLVEAAPRDVIWGIGLGAANPRAADPASWRGRNLLGFALMAARDTLRAG; translated from the coding sequence GTGACTGTGTTGTCGAGGGAAGCGCTGGTGGCCGCCGTGGCGGCGGGGAAGCGGTTCGAGTACTTCTTCTTCTGGGGGCACACGCCCGGTGACGCCGAGGTGGACAAGTGGTGCCTGAGCCAGTGGTGGCCCGCGGAGTTCACTGTGGACGGTGTCAGGTACCGCTCGGCGGAGCAGTTCATGATGGCGGAGAAGGCCCGCCTGTTCGGTGACGCCGAGGCGGAGAAGCTGATCCTGGCCAGCGAAACCCCGGCGGAGGCGAAGAAGCTGGGCCGCGCGGTGCGTGAGTTCGACCAGGAGACGTGGGTGGCGCGCCGGTTCGACATCGTGGTGCGCGGGAACGAGGCGAAGTTCGGTCAGGACGAGCGGTTGCGGGAGTTCCTGCTCTCCACCGGTGACCAGGTGCTGGTGGAGGCGGCGCCGCGGGACGTGATCTGGGGGATCGGGCTGGGCGCGGCGAACCCGCGTGCGGCCGATCCCGCGTCCTGGCGTGGGCGCAACCTGCTCGGGTTCGCCCTGATGGCGGCCCGGGACACGCTGCGCGCCGGGTGA
- a CDS encoding MarR family winged helix-turn-helix transcriptional regulator produces the protein MATEPLTLYLVKRLELAIRARMDEALRPKGLTTLQFTAMTALRQRRGLSSAQLARRSFVTPQTMNEMVRWLVERGHVERTRDPANRRVLLLGLTESGERLLAECDPLVEAIEAELLAAIPAVQHPLLRQSLEFGYTALSRDDGH, from the coding sequence ATGGCGACCGAACCGCTCACCCTCTACCTGGTCAAGCGGCTGGAGCTGGCGATCCGCGCGCGGATGGACGAGGCGCTGCGGCCGAAGGGCCTGACCACGCTCCAGTTCACCGCGATGACCGCGTTGCGGCAGCGCCGGGGCCTGTCCTCGGCCCAGCTGGCACGGCGCTCGTTCGTCACCCCGCAGACGATGAACGAGATGGTGCGGTGGCTGGTCGAGCGCGGGCACGTCGAGCGCACGCGTGACCCGGCGAACCGGCGGGTGCTGCTGCTGGGGCTGACCGAGTCGGGGGAGCGCCTGTTGGCTGAATGCGATCCGCTGGTCGAGGCCATCGAAGCCGAACTGCTCGCGGCGATCCCGGCCGTGCAGCACCCGCTGCTGCGGCAGAGCCTGGAATTCGGCTACACCGCCCTCAGCCGCGACGACGGCCACTAA
- a CDS encoding acyl-CoA synthetase, with protein sequence MRDEGLGSWPVRRARMTPDRTALVHGERTVSYARLAARSAGLAHGLRSAGVRRGDRVAYLGPNHPAYLETLFATASLGAVFVPVNTRLAAPELAYVLDDAGVSVLVHATASPPAVRERLEVGGSRYEDFAECGAEPPDEPVALGDPCLIMYTSGSTGRPKGAVLSHGNLTWNCVNVLVESDLSGGEVALVAAPLFHTAALGMTCLPTLLKGGTAVLMESFDPAAALELIARHRVTLLFGVPAMYDAMAAQPGWDSADLSSVRTLLCGGSPVPPSTVRRYLDRGLAFVQGYGMTEAAPGVLVLDPAAARTKAGTAGVPSFFTDVRVVDPAGDEVPPGGRGEIVVRGPNVMLGYWNRPEATDQAMSGGWLHSGDVASVDGDGYFTVVDRLKDMIISGGENISPAEVEAAACEHPDVELCAVIGAPDPKWGEVGRAVVVRRPGAGLTADELRAHLRARLAGYKVPKYVEFRDELPRTGSGKIRKAELRAEYA encoded by the coding sequence ATGCGGGACGAGGGCCTCGGCTCGTGGCCGGTGCGGCGAGCGCGGATGACGCCGGACCGGACCGCGCTGGTGCACGGCGAGCGGACGGTGAGCTACGCGCGGCTGGCGGCCCGGTCGGCCGGGCTGGCGCACGGCCTGCGCTCGGCCGGCGTGCGGCGGGGTGACCGGGTCGCCTATCTCGGCCCGAACCACCCCGCCTACCTGGAAACCCTGTTCGCCACCGCCTCGCTGGGCGCGGTTTTTGTGCCGGTCAACACCAGGCTGGCGGCGCCGGAACTGGCCTACGTGCTCGACGACGCCGGGGTTTCGGTTTTGGTGCACGCCACGGCGTCGCCGCCGGCGGTGCGGGAACGCCTGGAGGTCGGCGGGAGCCGGTACGAGGATTTCGCGGAGTGCGGCGCGGAACCGCCGGACGAACCGGTCGCGCTAGGTGATCCGTGCCTGATCATGTACACCTCCGGCAGCACCGGGCGGCCGAAGGGCGCGGTGCTCTCCCACGGCAACCTCACCTGGAACTGCGTCAACGTGCTGGTGGAGTCCGACCTGTCCGGTGGCGAGGTCGCGCTGGTGGCGGCGCCGTTGTTCCACACCGCCGCGCTGGGCATGACCTGCCTGCCGACGCTGCTCAAAGGCGGGACCGCGGTGCTGATGGAGTCGTTCGACCCCGCTGCGGCGCTCGAGCTGATCGCCCGGCACCGGGTCACGCTGCTGTTCGGCGTGCCCGCGATGTACGACGCGATGGCCGCGCAGCCCGGCTGGGACTCGGCCGACCTCTCGAGCGTGCGCACCCTGCTGTGCGGCGGGTCGCCGGTGCCGCCCTCGACCGTCCGGCGTTACCTCGATCGTGGGCTGGCCTTCGTGCAGGGTTACGGCATGACCGAGGCGGCGCCCGGGGTGCTGGTGCTCGACCCGGCGGCGGCGCGCACGAAGGCGGGCACGGCCGGGGTACCGTCGTTCTTCACCGACGTGCGTGTGGTCGACCCGGCCGGGGACGAGGTGCCGCCGGGCGGGCGCGGGGAGATCGTGGTGCGCGGCCCGAACGTCATGCTCGGCTACTGGAACCGGCCCGAGGCCACCGACCAGGCGATGTCCGGCGGCTGGCTGCACTCCGGCGATGTGGCCAGTGTGGACGGTGACGGCTACTTCACCGTGGTCGACCGGCTCAAGGACATGATCATCTCCGGTGGTGAGAACATCTCGCCCGCCGAGGTGGAGGCCGCCGCCTGCGAACACCCGGACGTCGAGCTGTGCGCGGTGATCGGCGCGCCCGACCCGAAGTGGGGCGAGGTCGGGCGCGCGGTGGTGGTGCGGCGGCCCGGCGCCGGGCTGACCGCGGACGAACTGCGCGCCCACCTGCGTGCCCGGCTCGCCGGGTACAAGGTGCCCAAGTACGTCGAGTTCCGCGACGAGCTGCCGCGCACCGGTTCCGGCAAGATCCGCAAGGCCGAACTCCGGGCCGAGTACGCATGA
- a CDS encoding p-hydroxycinnamoyl CoA hydratase/lyase, producing MSAAPWGENVLVDFEDGIAWVTLNRPEKRNAMNPALNDEMVRTLDALEGDPRCRVLVLTGAGDSFSAGMDLREYFREVDESGDAAVQIRVRRASAEWQWKRLSTWSKPTIAMVNGWCFGGAFTPLVACDLAIAAETARFGLSEVNWGIPPGGVVSRALAATVSQRDALYFIMTGEPFDGRRAAEMRLVNEAVPSERLRERTGELAAKLASMNPVVLRAAKVGYKLAQDMPWEQAEDYLYAKLEQSQFLDPEQGRQKGMSQFLDEKAFRPGLSAYRNG from the coding sequence ATGTCAGCAGCACCCTGGGGCGAGAACGTGCTCGTCGATTTCGAGGACGGGATCGCGTGGGTCACGCTCAACCGCCCGGAAAAGCGCAACGCGATGAACCCCGCGCTCAACGACGAGATGGTGCGCACGCTCGACGCGCTGGAGGGTGATCCGCGGTGCCGGGTGCTGGTGCTCACCGGCGCCGGTGACTCCTTCTCCGCGGGCATGGACCTGCGTGAGTACTTCCGTGAGGTGGACGAGTCCGGTGACGCCGCGGTGCAGATCCGGGTGCGCCGCGCGAGCGCGGAATGGCAGTGGAAGCGGCTGTCCACCTGGTCGAAGCCGACCATCGCGATGGTCAACGGCTGGTGCTTCGGCGGCGCGTTCACCCCGCTGGTCGCCTGCGACCTGGCCATCGCCGCGGAGACCGCCCGGTTCGGACTGTCCGAAGTGAACTGGGGAATTCCGCCGGGCGGCGTGGTCAGCCGGGCGCTGGCCGCCACGGTCAGCCAGCGCGACGCGTTGTACTTCATCATGACCGGCGAACCGTTCGACGGCCGTCGTGCCGCGGAAATGCGGCTGGTGAACGAAGCGGTGCCGTCGGAGCGGTTGCGTGAGCGCACCGGTGAGCTGGCGGCGAAGCTGGCGTCGATGAACCCGGTGGTGCTGCGCGCGGCGAAGGTCGGGTACAAGCTCGCGCAGGACATGCCGTGGGAGCAGGCCGAGGACTACCTCTACGCCAAGCTGGAGCAGTCGCAGTTCCTCGACCCGGAGCAGGGACGGCAGAAGGGCATGAGCCAGTTCCTCGACGAGAAGGCCTTCCGCCCCGGTCTCTCGGCCTACCGGAACGGCTGA
- a CDS encoding benzaldehyde dehydrogenase: MEFLDPARWSGKVFTGAWSGGGAGTHEVREPATGASLGEVGLADAADVAAAVDRAVVAQREWAARPHAERSAVLLRAAALLAEHTGAITEWLVRESGSVRLKAGIEIDGSAGECVQAAGLPSAPYGELLPSAGRMSFERRVPVGVVAVISPFNFPLLLSMRSVAPALALGNAVIVKPDPRTAVCGGVVIARIFEEAGLPAGVLQVLPGHAEAGAALVEHPRVPVISFTGSTRAGRAIGARAGELLKRAHLELGGNSALVVLEDADLEAAASCGAFGSFLHQGQICMAAGRHLVHRSLYERYVELLGKKAEQLPVGDPFTEDVVLGPIIDDGQLARVRDLVDRSVAAGARLVQGGTADGPFYGPTVLADCGPSIPAYAEEVFGPVACVRPFDTLDEAAEFAADSEYGLSLGILTADPAAGLALADRIPSGLVHINDQTVNDDPAAPFGGVGASGVGRVGGARANVDAFTETQWVTVRAESARYPF; encoded by the coding sequence GTGGAGTTCCTCGATCCCGCGCGGTGGTCCGGCAAGGTCTTCACCGGCGCCTGGTCCGGCGGCGGAGCCGGTACGCACGAGGTGCGTGAGCCCGCGACCGGGGCGAGCCTCGGCGAGGTGGGCCTGGCCGACGCCGCCGATGTCGCCGCGGCCGTCGACCGCGCGGTAGTTGCCCAGCGCGAGTGGGCCGCGCGGCCGCACGCCGAGCGCTCGGCGGTGCTCCTGCGTGCCGCCGCGTTGCTGGCCGAGCACACCGGCGCCATCACCGAGTGGCTGGTCCGCGAGTCGGGCTCGGTCCGGCTCAAGGCGGGCATCGAGATCGACGGCTCGGCGGGGGAATGCGTGCAGGCGGCCGGCCTGCCGTCCGCGCCCTACGGCGAGTTGCTGCCCTCGGCGGGCCGGATGAGCTTCGAACGCCGTGTGCCCGTCGGCGTGGTCGCGGTGATCTCACCGTTCAACTTCCCGCTGCTGCTGTCGATGCGCTCGGTCGCCCCGGCGCTCGCGCTGGGCAACGCGGTGATCGTCAAGCCCGATCCGCGCACCGCGGTCTGCGGCGGGGTGGTCATCGCGCGGATCTTCGAGGAAGCCGGACTGCCCGCCGGAGTGCTCCAGGTGCTGCCCGGTCACGCCGAAGCCGGGGCGGCGCTGGTCGAACACCCGCGCGTGCCGGTCATCTCGTTCACCGGTTCGACGCGCGCCGGGCGGGCCATCGGCGCCCGCGCCGGGGAACTGCTGAAGCGGGCACACCTGGAACTCGGCGGCAACAGCGCGCTGGTGGTGCTCGAAGACGCCGACCTGGAAGCCGCCGCATCCTGCGGTGCGTTCGGCAGTTTCCTGCACCAGGGCCAGATCTGCATGGCCGCGGGCAGGCACCTGGTGCACCGCTCGCTGTACGAGCGCTACGTCGAGCTGCTCGGCAAGAAGGCCGAGCAACTCCCCGTCGGTGACCCGTTCACCGAAGACGTCGTGCTCGGCCCGATCATCGACGACGGTCAGCTGGCCCGCGTGCGTGACCTGGTCGATCGCAGCGTCGCCGCCGGGGCGCGGCTGGTGCAGGGCGGCACCGCGGACGGGCCGTTCTACGGGCCGACCGTGCTCGCCGACTGCGGGCCGTCGATCCCCGCCTACGCCGAAGAGGTGTTCGGCCCGGTCGCCTGCGTGCGCCCGTTCGACACCCTCGACGAGGCCGCCGAATTCGCTGCGGACTCCGAATACGGCCTGAGCCTGGGCATTCTGACCGCCGACCCGGCCGCCGGGCTGGCGCTGGCCGACCGCATTCCCAGCGGCCTGGTGCACATCAACGACCAGACGGTGAACGACGATCCGGCCGCGCCCTTCGGCGGCGTCGGCGCGTCCGGGGTGGGCCGCGTCGGCGGCGCCCGCGCCAACGTCGACGCCTTCACCGAGACCCAGTGGGTCACCGTGCGCGCCGAATCCGCGCGCTACCCGTTCTGA
- a CDS encoding HAD family hydrolase has translation MGGAGRLERLGRQHRLWLITNGDAELQRRKVRLAGLDTVMERIFVSAEVGWAKPADRFYDHVEAEARRAGLRIALVIGDSVPKEIVPARARGWPVALIGGSPDAGVPTYARLADVRLPRNH, from the coding sequence GTGGGCGGAGCTGGCCGACTGGAGAGGCTCGGTCGGCAGCACCGGCTGTGGCTGATCACCAACGGCGACGCCGAACTCCAGCGCCGCAAGGTCCGGCTCGCCGGTCTGGACACTGTCATGGAGCGGATCTTCGTGTCCGCGGAGGTGGGCTGGGCCAAACCGGCCGACCGCTTCTACGACCACGTCGAGGCCGAGGCGCGCCGGGCGGGGCTCCGGATCGCCCTGGTCATCGGTGACAGCGTGCCGAAGGAGATCGTGCCCGCGCGGGCACGTGGCTGGCCGGTCGCGCTCATCGGCGGATCCCCTGACGCCGGCGTGCCCACCTATGCCCGGCTGGCCGACGTGCGGCTACCCCGGAACCACTGA
- a CDS encoding LysR family transcriptional regulator has protein sequence MELRQLRYFRAVAEERNLTRAAARLHLRPTSLSQQIIALEREVGTALFVRGPNGMEPTEAGLALQPEAERTLRQADRALQAARLPAGEGLRLAVTPGAPPAVAALLARRLRQVDDLPVSTQLHRIRSGELDAGLVVLPVDPVFDFAVVSVAPLGVLVDSAHPLAARSEVDWADLSGNDLLWFDRDLAPGYHDDVLARAEEAGWTPRRILRGPPRRALFAGALRAPGVVALRPRWSAEPGQRCIPLRDAPMVRHALVWRDSQHARACAELAAELARAAEADARAADPDGHGHPSPGGLEPST, from the coding sequence GTGGAACTTCGCCAGTTGCGGTACTTCCGCGCGGTCGCCGAAGAACGGAACCTGACCAGGGCCGCTGCCCGGCTCCACCTGCGGCCGACCTCGCTGAGCCAGCAGATCATCGCGCTCGAGCGCGAGGTCGGCACCGCGTTATTCGTGCGCGGGCCGAACGGGATGGAGCCGACCGAAGCAGGCCTGGCCCTGCAGCCCGAAGCCGAGCGGACACTGCGGCAGGCCGACCGGGCACTGCAGGCCGCGCGCTTGCCGGCGGGCGAGGGGTTGCGCCTGGCCGTCACCCCCGGAGCGCCTCCGGCGGTCGCCGCCCTGCTGGCACGACGGCTCCGGCAGGTCGACGACCTTCCGGTGAGCACCCAGCTGCACCGGATCCGCTCCGGTGAACTCGACGCCGGGCTGGTGGTGCTGCCAGTCGACCCGGTCTTCGACTTCGCGGTGGTGAGCGTCGCGCCCCTCGGCGTCCTCGTCGATTCCGCGCATCCGCTGGCGGCCCGGAGCGAAGTCGACTGGGCCGATCTGTCCGGCAACGACCTGCTGTGGTTCGACCGCGACCTCGCCCCCGGCTACCACGACGACGTCCTGGCCCGCGCCGAAGAAGCGGGCTGGACACCGCGGCGGATCCTGCGCGGGCCCCCGCGTCGTGCCCTGTTCGCCGGGGCGCTGCGGGCTCCGGGCGTGGTGGCCCTGCGGCCACGCTGGTCCGCCGAGCCGGGACAGCGCTGCATCCCGCTGCGCGACGCCCCGATGGTGCGGCACGCGCTGGTTTGGCGGGACTCACAGCACGCTCGCGCATGCGCCGAACTGGCCGCTGAGCTGGCCCGTGCGGCCGAGGCGGACGCCCGTGCGGCAGATCCTGATGGACACGGACACCCCTCCCCCGGTGGACTGGAACCGTCCACATAG
- a CDS encoding DUF6506 family protein codes for MSLRHWGFIYTATGADPAGEVTVADTGRCRTVLVGLPGPEGAPEIARRLVEEGAQLIELCGGFGPVWTARVLEAVGHRVPVGSVAYGPESVSGVHNIFA; via the coding sequence ATGTCGTTGCGCCACTGGGGATTCATCTACACCGCGACCGGCGCGGATCCGGCAGGTGAGGTCACCGTCGCCGACACCGGGCGATGCCGCACCGTGCTGGTCGGCCTGCCCGGCCCCGAAGGCGCGCCCGAGATCGCGCGCCGCCTGGTCGAAGAGGGCGCCCAACTGATCGAACTGTGCGGCGGCTTCGGTCCGGTGTGGACCGCCAGGGTGCTCGAAGCCGTCGGACACCGGGTCCCGGTCGGCTCGGTCGCCTACGGCCCCGAATCGGTCAGCGGCGTGCACAACATCTTCGCCTGA
- a CDS encoding response regulator receiver protein — protein sequence MRDALGEEALPATALSDAGEAFSTAAAAVTGPLRTLNDTLDAVTTQLRAEIAAAVEQAEVARQAAAEATQQRDTALARAAEAEHTAEAAVEAARVAEEAQRLAEATAAEAIENRSAAQLAQAKAESATAVITKRAAEATEQAAAQRARVDELTATLAARGEELATRTAERDAAQLALRDSQGQCKTWERLLDTAKRELAAVQEQLREQETRYHDLRTEHETREAESRTHLATVQAESRAQLTAIQAELTTARGQLDTTQLQLTQTKAAHDQVSGLLSRVRQRALAATAEPPTPLRDDLLTILLGDEAPDTAD from the coding sequence TTGCGGGACGCGCTCGGCGAAGAAGCTCTGCCCGCAACCGCGCTGAGCGACGCGGGGGAGGCCTTCAGCACCGCGGCCGCCGCGGTGACCGGTCCGCTGCGCACCTTGAACGACACGCTCGACGCCGTCACCACCCAGCTGCGAGCCGAGATCGCCGCCGCCGTGGAGCAGGCCGAAGTTGCCCGGCAGGCAGCGGCGGAGGCCACGCAGCAACGTGACACCGCCCTGGCCAGGGCAGCCGAGGCCGAGCACACCGCGGAGGCCGCAGTGGAAGCGGCCCGAGTGGCCGAGGAGGCGCAGCGCCTGGCCGAGGCGACCGCGGCCGAGGCCATCGAGAACCGCTCTGCCGCACAGCTGGCGCAAGCGAAGGCGGAATCAGCGACCGCGGTGATCACAAAGCGCGCCGCGGAAGCCACCGAGCAGGCCGCGGCCCAGCGCGCTCGCGTCGACGAGCTGACCGCCACACTGGCCGCGCGTGGCGAGGAACTGGCAACGCGAACCGCCGAACGGGACGCCGCCCAGCTGGCCCTGCGCGACTCCCAAGGGCAATGCAAAACCTGGGAGCGGCTGCTGGACACGGCCAAGCGCGAACTGGCGGCGGTCCAGGAACAGCTGCGAGAACAGGAAACCCGCTACCACGACCTCCGCACCGAGCACGAGACACGCGAGGCCGAGTCCCGCACGCACCTGGCCACCGTCCAAGCCGAGTCCCGCGCGCAGCTGACCGCCATCCAGGCCGAGCTGACCACCGCACGCGGGCAACTCGACACCACCCAGCTCCAGCTCACGCAGACGAAGGCAGCGCACGACCAGGTCAGCGGGCTGCTCTCCCGCGTCCGCCAACGCGCCCTCGCCGCGACGGCGGAACCCCCAACCCCGCTCCGAGACGACCTGCTGACCATCCTCCTCGGCGACGAGGCCCCGGACACCGCGGACTGA
- a CDS encoding tyrosine-type recombinase/integrase: MINRAGLAASPALAADVLTPASRWPHAAEPVALLAEIAEWLGGYGNQQTRRTYAEGLGLPVSADQLQEWAQPLDGPDEWAAAVHRYARTVLPPSAFSPVAPERQPGPPPAPRGRLRHLHWFRWCATHGVDPARAGTEHVKAWLAELTAADAAPATRDRMLATVKTLYAHLAGAGVATGNPAALSRRRLGLTATAASTSSTITLTGTQVAALHAAAAAPRRGASELDTARAAAIVALFTLGLRVSELCGLDETDLHITRGRRALRVHGKGGKVRIVYLSAPADAALTHYLSVRAASEGRGDALARRGHVGAASERPLLVTRGGNRFQRQAIWQLLRRIAASAGEELAPVADAMHPHALRHFYVTAAVEAGAQLADVQSDVGHSSIDTTRKVYDHAAPDPARSAIDLVAAAWQPSDRG, encoded by the coding sequence ATGATCAACCGGGCCGGGCTTGCCGCGTCCCCCGCGCTCGCGGCGGACGTGCTCACCCCCGCGTCCCGGTGGCCCCATGCGGCCGAGCCCGTGGCGTTGCTCGCCGAGATCGCCGAGTGGCTTGGCGGCTACGGAAACCAGCAGACGCGCCGCACCTACGCCGAGGGGCTCGGCCTGCCCGTCAGCGCCGACCAACTGCAGGAATGGGCGCAACCCCTCGACGGTCCAGATGAGTGGGCAGCGGCGGTGCACCGCTACGCGCGCACAGTGCTGCCCCCGTCAGCGTTCTCGCCGGTCGCACCCGAACGACAACCGGGGCCGCCACCGGCGCCGCGTGGCAGGCTGCGGCATCTCCACTGGTTCCGCTGGTGCGCCACCCACGGCGTCGACCCCGCGCGGGCCGGAACCGAGCACGTCAAGGCGTGGCTGGCGGAACTGACGGCCGCCGACGCCGCACCGGCCACCCGCGACCGGATGCTGGCCACCGTGAAAACCCTCTACGCGCACCTGGCCGGAGCCGGGGTGGCCACCGGCAATCCCGCGGCGCTGTCCCGGCGCCGCCTCGGCCTGACCGCGACGGCCGCCAGCACGTCCTCGACGATCACCCTCACCGGCACGCAGGTCGCGGCTCTGCACGCGGCGGCCGCCGCGCCTCGCCGCGGGGCCAGTGAGCTGGACACCGCACGCGCCGCCGCGATCGTCGCGTTGTTCACGCTCGGGCTCCGGGTCAGTGAACTCTGCGGACTCGACGAGACCGACCTGCACATCACCCGCGGCCGACGCGCACTTCGTGTACACGGGAAAGGCGGCAAGGTGCGCATCGTGTACCTGAGCGCGCCCGCCGACGCCGCGCTCACCCACTACCTCAGTGTGCGAGCGGCGAGCGAAGGGCGTGGCGACGCCCTCGCGCGGCGCGGTCACGTGGGTGCCGCGTCCGAAAGGCCACTACTGGTGACGCGCGGCGGTAACCGCTTCCAGCGGCAGGCCATCTGGCAACTGCTGCGCCGCATCGCGGCCTCGGCCGGGGAAGAACTCGCACCGGTGGCCGACGCCATGCACCCGCACGCCCTGCGGCACTTCTACGTCACCGCAGCGGTGGAGGCGGGCGCCCAGCTCGCCGACGTCCAGTCCGACGTCGGCCACAGCAGTATCGACACCACACGCAAGGTCTACGACCACGCCGCCCCCGACCCCGCCCGCAGCGCCATCGACCTGGTCGCCGCGGCCTGGCAGCCTTCCGACCGCGGCTGA
- a CDS encoding YbhB/YbcL family Raf kinase inhibitor-like protein: MRTRRIVLSAVLLALATALLPATATARSAFTLSSPAFPDGGLIPKAHECTSGGVPDPAKKNESPPLTWSGAPADAKSYAVVMRDLDNANLIHWVIYDIPVSATSLSQNVEHRYRPAVPAGARQVYYRGSASFYGYQGPCSPSTVNTYEFVVHALDRATLANLNSGSSTQAAAATINAASLGTARLSGES; the protein is encoded by the coding sequence GTGCGAACCAGAAGGATCGTGCTCAGCGCCGTGCTCCTCGCGCTGGCCACCGCGCTGCTGCCCGCGACCGCGACGGCTCGGAGCGCGTTCACCCTGTCCAGCCCGGCCTTTCCCGACGGCGGGCTGATCCCCAAGGCACACGAGTGCACCAGCGGCGGCGTCCCCGACCCGGCCAAGAAGAACGAGTCACCGCCGTTGACCTGGTCCGGCGCCCCGGCCGACGCGAAGAGCTACGCGGTGGTCATGCGCGACCTCGACAACGCCAACCTCATCCACTGGGTCATCTACGACATCCCGGTCAGCGCGACCTCGCTGTCCCAGAACGTCGAGCACCGCTACCGGCCCGCGGTTCCGGCGGGTGCGCGGCAGGTCTACTACCGGGGCAGCGCCAGTTTCTACGGCTACCAGGGACCGTGCTCGCCCTCGACGGTGAACACCTACGAGTTCGTGGTCCACGCGCTCGACCGGGCAACGCTGGCCAACCTCAACTCCGGCTCGTCGACCCAGGCCGCCGCGGCGACGATCAACGCGGCTTCGCTCGGCACCGCTCGCCTCAGCGGCGAGTCGTAG